Proteins encoded together in one Anaerococcus murdochii window:
- the secG gene encoding preprotein translocase subunit SecG codes for MSNLLAVIMMIASAIVIVAVTLQDPKTDGLGALSGTKTNVFGKSAHKSKNEMLDKVVIFGGVLLFLGSIIFIAIN; via the coding sequence ATGTCAAATTTGCTTGCAGTAATTATGATGATTGCATCAGCAATAGTTATAGTTGCAGTTACATTACAAGATCCTAAAACTGACGGACTAGGAGCTTTGTCTGGAACAAAGACAAATGTTTTTGGTAAAAGTGCACATAAATCAAAAAATGAAATGCTAGACAAGGTTGTTATTTTTGGAGGAGTACTTTTATTTTTAGGAAGTATAATATTTATAGCAATAAATTAG
- the eno gene encoding phosphopyruvate hydratase: protein MSLITSVYARQIIDSRGNPTVEVEVETELGGFGRAAVPSGASTGEWEAVELRDGDKDYFQGKSVLKAVENVNEIIAEELEYNFDVTDQIGIDNAMIELDGTENKGKLGANAILGVSLAAAKAAADELGMPLYNYIGGTNAKLLPTPMMNILNGGEHADNSVDIQEFMIFPLGAESFSHALQIGTEVFHNLKSVLSSKGYNTAVGDEGGFAPNLKSNEEALEIICEAIKAAGYEPGKDVYIAMDCASSEFYNKEDGKYHLDGEGTVKTEDEMIDWLEELVNKYPIISIEDGLDENDWEGWAKLTERLGKKVQLVGDDLFVTNTKKLEKGIAEGVANAILIKVNQIGTLTETLNAIEMAKEAGYTAIVSHRSGETEDTTIADLVVAVNAGQIKTGAPSRTDRVAKYNQLLRIEDELWDDARFKGLDALYNLK from the coding sequence ATGAGCTTAATTACAAGTGTATACGCAAGACAAATTATCGATTCAAGAGGAAACCCAACTGTAGAAGTTGAAGTTGAAACAGAACTTGGCGGTTTTGGTAGGGCTGCAGTTCCATCAGGCGCATCTACAGGTGAATGGGAAGCTGTAGAACTTAGAGACGGCGACAAGGACTACTTCCAAGGAAAATCAGTTCTTAAAGCTGTTGAAAATGTAAATGAAATTATCGCTGAAGAACTTGAATATAACTTTGACGTTACTGATCAAATCGGTATTGACAATGCTATGATCGAACTTGACGGTACAGAAAACAAAGGCAAACTTGGAGCTAACGCTATTCTTGGTGTATCTCTTGCAGCAGCAAAAGCAGCAGCTGATGAACTTGGTATGCCACTTTATAACTACATTGGCGGAACAAACGCTAAACTTCTTCCAACACCAATGATGAACATCCTAAACGGTGGTGAACACGCAGATAACTCTGTAGATATCCAAGAATTCATGATCTTCCCACTAGGTGCTGAAAGCTTTTCACACGCTCTTCAAATTGGTACGGAAGTATTCCACAACCTAAAATCAGTTCTTTCAAGCAAAGGATATAACACAGCTGTAGGTGATGAAGGTGGATTTGCTCCAAACCTTAAATCAAACGAAGAAGCTCTAGAAATCATTTGTGAAGCTATCAAAGCTGCTGGCTATGAACCAGGAAAAGATGTTTATATAGCTATGGACTGTGCTTCATCTGAATTCTACAACAAAGAAGACGGTAAATACCACCTTGACGGAGAAGGTACAGTTAAGACAGAAGATGAAATGATTGACTGGTTAGAAGAATTAGTAAATAAATATCCAATTATCTCAATCGAAGACGGTCTTGATGAAAACGACTGGGAAGGTTGGGCAAAACTTACAGAAAGACTTGGAAAGAAAGTTCAACTTGTTGGTGATGATTTATTTGTTACAAACACAAAGAAACTTGAAAAAGGTATAGCTGAAGGCGTAGCAAACGCAATCCTTATCAAGGTTAACCAAATCGGTACTCTTACAGAAACATTAAATGCAATTGAAATGGCTAAAGAAGCTGGATATACTGCAATAGTTTCTCACAGATCTGGTGAAACTGAAGATACTACAATTGCTGACCTTGTAGTAGCTGTAAACGCAGGCCAAATTAAAACAGGTGCACCTTCAAGAACAGACAGAGTTGCTAAATACAACCAACTTCTAAGAATAGAAGATGAACTTTGGGATGATGCTAGATTTAAAGGCCTAGACGCTCTTTATAACCTAAAATAA
- the tpiA gene encoding triose-phosphate isomerase translates to MRKPVIVGNWKMNKTPSEARQLLEEVKALDLDSSVEAGFCVPAIDLLVAQEVLEGTNINYGAENMYFEESGAFTGEISPLMLKDVKAKYVIIGHSERREYFKECDCLVNKKVKSALAHDLVPILCVGETLEEREENKHEAKVKEQLTKNLKDVSEADIEKVIIAYEPIWAIGTGKTASAEDADDMCGFIRNFIKETYSEAASEKIRIQYGGSMKPSNVKELLAKENIDGGLIGGASLKASDFEQLVNFKK, encoded by the coding sequence ATGCGCAAACCAGTAATAGTTGGCAATTGGAAGATGAATAAGACACCTAGTGAAGCGAGACAACTTCTAGAAGAAGTCAAAGCTTTAGATCTTGATTCAAGTGTTGAAGCAGGATTTTGTGTACCAGCCATAGATTTACTTGTAGCTCAAGAAGTTCTTGAAGGTACAAATATTAATTATGGTGCAGAAAATATGTATTTTGAAGAAAGCGGAGCATTTACAGGTGAAATATCTCCACTAATGCTTAAAGATGTTAAGGCAAAATACGTAATTATCGGTCACTCTGAAAGAAGAGAATACTTCAAAGAATGTGATTGCCTTGTAAATAAAAAGGTAAAATCAGCTCTCGCACACGACTTAGTTCCAATTCTTTGTGTTGGTGAAACTCTTGAAGAAAGAGAAGAGAACAAACACGAAGCAAAGGTAAAAGAACAATTAACAAAGAATTTAAAAGATGTAAGCGAAGCAGATATTGAAAAAGTAATCATAGCTTATGAACCAATTTGGGCAATAGGTACAGGTAAGACCGCTTCAGCAGAAGATGCGGATGATATGTGTGGTTTTATCAGAAACTTTATCAAAGAAACTTACAGCGAAGCAGCTAGTGAAAAAATTAGAATCCAATATGGTGGTTCAATGAAACCATCAAACGTAAAAGAATTACTTGCTAAAGAAAATATTGACGGTGGTCTAATAGGTGGAGCAAGCCTTAAAGCAAGTGATTTTGAACAATTAGTTAATTTTAAAAAATAA
- a CDS encoding phosphoglycerate kinase: MNKKTVKDLDVKGKKVLVRVDFNVPLSKEEKGKIADDARIKAAIPTINYLSENGAKVILMSHLGRPKGEANPEFSLKPVADYLANEYKDKFTFIPSDLVVDEKVKEEVNKLADGQIALLENTRFRKEETKNGEDFAKELASLADLYVNDAFGTSHRAHASNVGVASILPSAVGFLIEKEIEVMGKALEAPDHPFVSILGGAKVSDKIGVIENLITKVDTILIGGGMAYTFLKAMGKEIGKSLLEEDKMDLSLELIEKAKANGVEILLPVDVVIADKIEAGVATEIVDIDNIPVDKEALDIGPKTAKLFADKIKEAKTVVWNGPMGVFEIKEFSNGTNEVAKALAESDAVTIVGGGDSALAIEMAGLKDKITHVSTGGGASLEFLEGKELPGITAIEDK, encoded by the coding sequence ATGAATAAAAAAACAGTAAAAGACTTAGATGTAAAGGGCAAAAAAGTTCTTGTAAGAGTGGACTTTAACGTACCTTTATCAAAAGAAGAAAAGGGAAAAATAGCAGACGATGCTAGGATTAAAGCAGCAATTCCTACAATTAACTACCTATCAGAAAATGGAGCTAAGGTCATCCTTATGAGCCACTTAGGTAGACCAAAGGGAGAGGCTAATCCAGAATTTTCTTTAAAACCAGTTGCTGATTATCTAGCAAATGAATATAAAGATAAGTTTACTTTTATTCCAAGCGATCTTGTTGTGGATGAAAAAGTAAAAGAAGAAGTAAATAAACTTGCTGACGGTCAAATTGCCTTACTTGAAAATACAAGATTTAGAAAAGAAGAAACTAAAAACGGTGAAGATTTTGCAAAAGAATTAGCATCTCTTGCTGATTTATATGTAAATGATGCCTTTGGTACAAGCCATAGAGCTCACGCCTCAAATGTTGGTGTAGCTAGCATCCTTCCTTCTGCAGTTGGTTTCTTAATTGAAAAAGAAATCGAAGTTATGGGAAAGGCCCTAGAAGCTCCTGACCATCCATTTGTATCAATCTTAGGTGGTGCTAAGGTATCTGATAAGATTGGCGTAATTGAAAACTTAATTACAAAAGTTGATACTATCCTAATTGGTGGTGGTATGGCTTATACATTCCTAAAGGCTATGGGCAAGGAAATAGGAAAATCACTTCTTGAAGAAGATAAGATGGACCTATCTCTAGAATTAATTGAAAAAGCTAAAGCTAATGGAGTTGAGATCCTTCTACCAGTTGATGTTGTTATTGCTGATAAAATAGAAGCTGGTGTTGCTACTGAAATAGTTGATATAGACAATATCCCAGTAGACAAGGAAGCACTAGATATCGGACCAAAAACAGCAAAACTTTTTGCAGATAAGATAAAAGAAGCTAAGACAGTTGTATGGAATGGACCAATGGGTGTATTTGAAATAAAAGAATTCTCAAATGGTACCAATGAAGTTGCAAAAGCTCTAGCTGAATCTGATGCTGTAACTATTGTAGGTGGCGGAGATAGCGCCCTTGCTATAGAAATGGCTGGCCTAAAAGATAAGATAACTCACGTATCTACAGGCGGTGGAGCAAGCTTAGAGTTCCTAGAAGGCAAAGAACTACCAGGAATAACTGCAATTGAAGACAAATAA
- the gap gene encoding type I glyceraldehyde-3-phosphate dehydrogenase, protein MTTRVAINGFGRIGRLTLRRIAAVEDNIEVVAINDLIDKEGLLYAFKYDTAQGRFDGEAELTEDGFKINGKDIKVFAERNPEDLPWKDLNVDIVLECTGFFTEKEKAEAHIKAGARKVLISAPGKGDMKTIVFGVNHEILDGSETVVSGASCTTNCLSPMVNVLLKEFGFVSGQMSTIHAYTATQAIQDTPASKKDLRGGRAAAQNTIPASTGAAKAVGKVLPEVEGKIDGSALRVPTITGSITELYSVLEKKVTVEEVNAAMKKYSNDAFAYETDDIVSSDIIGYPAGSIFDSQLTKIVEGANGTQVVKTVAWYDNEMGYVSNLVRTLDYLANL, encoded by the coding sequence ATGACAACAAGAGTAGCAATTAACGGATTTGGTAGAATTGGACGTCTTACCTTAAGAAGAATCGCAGCAGTAGAAGATAATATTGAAGTAGTAGCAATTAACGACCTTATTGACAAAGAAGGTTTACTATATGCTTTCAAATATGATACTGCTCAAGGTAGATTTGACGGTGAAGCTGAATTAACAGAAGACGGATTTAAAATCAATGGTAAAGACATCAAAGTTTTTGCTGAAAGAAATCCAGAAGATCTTCCATGGAAAGATTTAAACGTAGATATCGTTCTTGAATGTACAGGATTCTTTACAGAAAAAGAAAAAGCTGAAGCTCACATCAAAGCTGGAGCAAGAAAAGTTCTTATTTCTGCACCAGGTAAAGGCGATATGAAAACAATCGTATTTGGTGTAAACCACGAAATACTTGATGGCTCAGAAACAGTTGTTTCAGGCGCAAGCTGCACAACAAACTGTCTATCACCAATGGTTAACGTACTATTAAAAGAATTTGGATTTGTTTCAGGACAAATGTCAACAATCCACGCATATACAGCAACTCAAGCTATCCAAGATACACCAGCTAGTAAAAAAGACCTTAGAGGCGGAAGAGCAGCAGCTCAAAACACAATCCCAGCTTCAACAGGTGCAGCAAAAGCAGTTGGTAAAGTACTTCCAGAAGTAGAAGGCAAAATAGATGGATCAGCTCTAAGAGTTCCAACAATTACTGGCTCTATTACTGAACTTTATTCTGTACTTGAAAAGAAAGTTACAGTTGAAGAAGTAAATGCAGCTATGAAAAAATATTCTAACGATGCTTTCGCATACGAAACAGATGATATAGTTTCAAGTGATATTATCGGTTACCCAGCAGGTTCTATATTTGATTCACAACTAACAAAAATAGTTGAAGGAGCAAACGGAACACAAGTTGTTAAGACTGTTGCTTGGTATGATAACGAAATGGGATACGTATCTAACTTAGTTAGAACACTTGATTATCTAGCAAATCTTTAA
- the trxB gene encoding thioredoxin-disulfide reductase encodes MYDIIIIGGGPAGLSAGLYAGRSKLKTLITEKDVAGGQISGTAFVENYPGSIENPTGMGLSERMEEQAKKYAEVVFENVKEVNLDGEIKTVKTDSNEYQAKVIIISTGARHRNLDVPGEKEFANRGVSYCATCDGPFYQGLDIYVVGGGDSALEEANYLTRYGKSVTIIHRRDEFRASGVVVDNVKNNPKIKFEYDSVVKEIRGDKEVDELVLENVKTKEEKIIKNEDGSPIGVFIFVGNIAQTEIFEGKIKMENGYIITDEDMKTDIEGVFAVGDTRKKTVRQAVTAASDGCIAAVVANRYLESKSW; translated from the coding sequence ATGTACGATATAATTATTATTGGCGGTGGTCCTGCTGGTTTATCTGCAGGCTTATACGCCGGAAGAAGTAAGTTAAAAACTTTGATCACAGAAAAAGATGTGGCTGGAGGCCAAATTTCCGGTACAGCCTTTGTAGAAAACTACCCAGGGTCAATAGAAAATCCTACAGGTATGGGACTCTCTGAAAGAATGGAAGAACAAGCAAAAAAATATGCAGAAGTAGTTTTTGAAAATGTAAAAGAAGTTAATCTCGATGGTGAAATAAAAACTGTAAAGACTGATTCTAATGAATATCAAGCTAAGGTTATTATAATTTCTACTGGTGCTAGACATAGGAATCTTGATGTGCCAGGAGAAAAAGAATTTGCAAATAGAGGAGTTTCATACTGTGCAACATGTGACGGACCTTTCTATCAAGGCCTTGACATATATGTTGTAGGTGGGGGTGATTCTGCCTTAGAAGAAGCAAATTACCTTACTCGTTATGGAAAATCTGTAACAATCATCCACAGAAGGGATGAATTTAGAGCAAGCGGCGTTGTCGTAGATAATGTAAAAAACAATCCAAAAATAAAGTTTGAATACGATAGCGTAGTTAAAGAAATCAGAGGTGATAAAGAAGTAGATGAATTAGTCTTAGAAAATGTAAAGACTAAGGAAGAAAAAATCATTAAAAATGAAGATGGTTCACCAATAGGAGTATTTATTTTCGTTGGTAATATCGCCCAAACAGAAATTTTTGAAGGTAAGATTAAAATGGAAAATGGGTATATAATTACTGATGAGGATATGAAAACCGACATCGAAGGAGTCTTTGCAGTAGGAGATACTAGGAAAAAAACTGTAAGACAAGCCGTTACTGCAGCAAGTGACGGCTGCATTGCAGCTGTGGTTGCTAACAGGTATCTGGAGAGCAAATCCTGGTAG
- a CDS encoding tRNA (cytidine(34)-2'-O)-methyltransferase codes for MFNIVLLMPEHPGNVGNIARTCVLTESRLHLVRPFKFNLSDKYLKKAGIDYWEYVDLVIHDSLDEFLEYLKDKNFYLVETPSENRYVDVNFKDGDYLIFGREKEGIDEKLLEAYKEKIITIPMTPKINRSLNLANSVSIVLYEALRQLDFKF; via the coding sequence ATGTTTAACATTGTTTTACTAATGCCAGAACATCCTGGAAATGTCGGCAATATTGCAAGAACTTGTGTTTTAACAGAATCAAGACTTCATTTGGTTAGACCTTTTAAATTTAATTTATCAGATAAATATTTAAAAAAGGCAGGAATAGACTATTGGGAATATGTAGATTTAGTTATCCACGATAGTCTTGATGAATTTTTGGAATATTTAAAAGATAAAAATTTCTATTTAGTTGAGACACCAAGTGAAAATAGATATGTTGATGTTAATTTTAAAGATGGTGATTATTTGATTTTTGGGCGTGAAAAGGAAGGTATAGATGAAAAACTCCTTGAAGCATATAAGGAAAAAATCATAACTATACCAATGACACCAAAGATAAATAGGTCTTTAAACTTAGCAAATTCGGTTTCTATTGTTTTGTACGAAGCCCTAAGACAATTAGATTTTAAATTTTAA
- a CDS encoding HAD family hydrolase, producing MIKLFAFDIDGTLLDNTSKVTDESKKALAKLDDAGIKVVLASGRVFPSIKYNQKLLEISGPIVATNGSLISLDGREVYKSYYIEERLLKKLYEFCLDYKMDFHFYDEENYYTNRLNLDRIKHLKIDNDFGMNYQVDLIIKNDPVSYLINQGKKAIKFQISGIDEKDMAKEKIIDLLEKEFGEDLYITASGDSLLEIGNKNATKWTSIEEICDKLGIYTSEVAAIGDAYNDIPMVKGAGLGFAMGNAKDKLKEVADVIVADNESGGALEAVNYVLEANKNV from the coding sequence ATGATTAAACTATTTGCTTTTGATATAGACGGAACTTTGCTAGATAATACTTCAAAAGTTACAGACGAAAGCAAGAAAGCTCTAGCAAAGCTTGATGATGCTGGAATAAAGGTTGTTCTTGCTAGTGGAAGAGTTTTTCCATCAATAAAATATAACCAAAAATTGTTAGAAATTTCAGGACCTATTGTGGCAACAAATGGTAGTTTAATAAGTCTTGATGGTAGGGAAGTATATAAATCTTATTATATAGAAGAAAGACTACTAAAAAAATTATATGAATTTTGCCTAGATTATAAAATGGATTTTCATTTTTATGATGAAGAAAATTATTATACAAATAGATTAAATTTGGACAGGATAAAGCATCTAAAAATAGATAATGATTTTGGCATGAATTACCAAGTGGATTTAATAATCAAAAATGATCCAGTTTCATATCTTATCAATCAAGGGAAAAAGGCTATTAAATTTCAAATATCTGGCATAGATGAAAAAGACATGGCTAAAGAAAAAATAATAGATTTATTAGAAAAGGAGTTTGGAGAAGATTTATATATAACGGCTTCTGGAGATTCATTACTAGAGATTGGTAATAAAAATGCAACAAAGTGGACATCGATTGAAGAGATTTGTGATAAACTGGGTATATATACAAGTGAAGTTGCAGCCATAGGCGATGCTTATAATGATATTCCAATGGTCAAAGGAGCAGGGCTTGGTTTTGCTATGGGAAATGCAAAGGACAAGCTAAAAGAAGTGGCAGACGTAATTGTAGCAGACAATGAATCTGGTGGAGCTTTGGAGGCTGTAAATTATGTTTTAGAGGCAAATAAAAATGTTTAA
- the nth gene encoding endonuclease III, producing MILSKKKIGEVLELLDKMYPDVDRSMLDFTTPFELLVATILSAQATDVSVNKVTKEMFKVANTPEDFANMDIKELENHIRTIGIYRNKAKNIKAASKILMEDYNSVVPADKKELQKLPGVGRKTANVVCANAFGIPSIAVDTHVFRVSNRIGLADANNVDKTQDQLEKNIDESRWSKTHHQIISHGRALCKARNPLCEECEINKLCQYYRRIHD from the coding sequence ATTATTTTAAGTAAGAAAAAGATAGGAGAGGTCCTAGAATTATTAGATAAAATGTATCCTGATGTTGATCGTTCAATGCTGGATTTTACAACTCCGTTTGAGTTATTAGTGGCAACAATACTTTCTGCCCAAGCTACAGACGTCAGTGTAAATAAGGTGACTAAGGAAATGTTTAAAGTTGCCAATACTCCAGAAGACTTTGCTAATATGGATATAAAAGAGCTTGAAAATCACATTAGGACTATTGGAATATATAGAAATAAGGCGAAAAATATTAAGGCAGCAAGCAAGATTTTGATGGAGGATTACAATTCAGTTGTTCCTGCTGATAAAAAGGAATTGCAGAAACTTCCAGGAGTGGGGCGAAAAACAGCTAATGTAGTGTGTGCTAACGCTTTTGGGATCCCATCAATAGCTGTAGATACCCATGTTTTTAGGGTTTCAAATAGGATTGGACTGGCTGATGCTAATAATGTTGATAAGACTCAAGATCAGTTAGAAAAAAATATCGATGAATCTAGGTGGTCAAAAACTCATCATCAAATTATAAGCCATGGCAGGGCTCTTTGTAAGGCAAGAAATCCTCTATGTGAAGAGTGTGAGATAAATAAATTGTGCCAATACTACAGGAGGATTCATGATTAA
- a CDS encoding FtsW/RodA/SpoVE family cell cycle protein — translation MFNLKKKNFKDFDILLLISTLALSIYGLIVLYSAYGGRLASIKTQIFSTILGFIFIAIICTLDLDVVKKPYRVYYAGMFGLLGITLAIGRGLDEWGARSWIYFGSFSFQPAEICKIVLIVSLAAFLDKYKYSINTPLVLLGTIIFIGIPIGLILLQPDFGTAMVYVFFIAAMIFVAGLSWKWIGIFALAGIGLGLFLLANLSGFRADRIENFLNPSRDTSGSNWQQQQGMIAIGSGMINGRGYLNGSQSQYGYIPEKETDFIFSVLAEELGFIGAIIMIALFTILILRLIAIAKSSNNTFISLLVTGIAGLIFIHIFENVGMTIGIMPVTGIPLPFFSNGGTFQLLILVCIGFALSASMQKNQYDDGIIDYDTVTPLEVNMVRPSKRK, via the coding sequence ATGTTTAATTTAAAAAAGAAAAATTTCAAGGATTTTGATATCCTACTATTAATTTCAACATTGGCCTTGTCTATATATGGCCTCATTGTACTATATTCTGCCTATGGTGGAAGACTAGCGTCAATTAAGACACAAATATTTTCGACAATTTTAGGGTTCATATTTATCGCAATAATATGTACCTTGGACTTAGATGTTGTTAAAAAACCCTATAGGGTATATTATGCGGGTATGTTTGGTCTTTTGGGTATAACCTTAGCCATTGGTCGAGGCCTAGATGAATGGGGAGCTAGGTCTTGGATTTATTTTGGATCTTTCTCATTCCAACCTGCTGAAATATGTAAAATTGTCTTGATTGTGTCACTTGCCGCTTTTTTAGACAAATATAAGTATTCTATTAATACACCACTCGTCTTGCTTGGTACGATTATTTTCATTGGAATACCTATCGGTTTAATCTTGCTCCAACCAGACTTTGGTACAGCCATGGTGTATGTATTTTTCATTGCTGCAATGATATTTGTTGCAGGACTTTCTTGGAAATGGATAGGAATTTTTGCATTAGCTGGAATTGGACTAGGCCTTTTTCTTCTCGCGAACTTAAGTGGTTTCAGGGCCGACAGAATTGAAAACTTCCTAAATCCTTCAAGAGATACATCAGGATCAAACTGGCAACAACAACAAGGTATGATCGCAATAGGATCCGGCATGATAAATGGCAGGGGCTATCTAAATGGAAGCCAATCCCAATATGGCTATATACCCGAAAAAGAAACTGACTTTATATTTTCAGTATTGGCTGAAGAATTAGGTTTTATTGGTGCAATTATAATGATTGCCTTATTCACAATTTTAATTTTGAGGTTAATCGCCATAGCAAAATCATCAAATAACACCTTTATAAGTCTTCTTGTAACAGGAATAGCTGGATTAATCTTTATCCACATTTTTGAAAATGTTGGTATGACCATTGGTATAATGCCTGTAACAGGTATACCACTTCCATTTTTCTCAAACGGTGGTACCTTCCAACTTTTAATTTTGGTTTGTATCGGCTTTGCCCTATCAGCATCAATGCAGAAAAATCAATATGATGATGGAATAATCGACTATGATACTGTAACACCTCTTGAAGTAAATATGGTAAGACCGTCAAAAAGAAAATAA
- a CDS encoding V-type ATP synthase subunit D translates to MNNDAIASKANLIKAKDELKLLEVGLDILDKKRKALMNAHDSKIKDRDNLNIKVNETMAKVSHSFNKALASIGEEKLENLAGLIPIDNSIKLSTSKFMQTDIAEIEFEDKKLTLSYSFYQTNALLDKALIDFNKLRSDLFKLAELDSTINNLEIEIRKANKKVNSLEKIQIPNKTDLIKNISQSIEEKEREEFSKTKIVKKNKEKKSS, encoded by the coding sequence ATGAATAATGACGCTATAGCAAGCAAAGCGAATTTAATAAAAGCCAAGGATGAACTTAAGCTTCTAGAAGTCGGTCTTGATATTCTTGACAAGAAGAGAAAGGCCTTGATGAATGCTCACGACAGCAAAATTAAGGATAGGGACAATTTAAATATTAAAGTTAATGAAACCATGGCCAAGGTAAGCCACAGTTTTAACAAGGCGTTAGCCAGTATTGGTGAGGAAAAGCTAGAAAACCTTGCAGGCCTTATTCCTATTGATAATTCTATTAAATTATCCACAAGTAAATTTATGCAAACAGATATAGCAGAGATTGAGTTTGAAGATAAAAAATTAACTCTTTCTTATTCGTTTTATCAGACTAATGCCTTGTTGGATAAGGCTTTGATTGACTTTAATAAATTAAGGTCTGATCTTTTTAAACTCGCCGAGCTTGATAGTACAATAAATAACCTAGAAATTGAGATTAGAAAAGCTAATAAAAAAGTAAACAGTCTAGAAAAGATTCAGATACCAAATAAAACTGATTTAATAAAGAATATTTCTCAAAGCATAGAAGAAAAAGAAAGAGAAGAATTCTCAAAGACAAAAATTGTAAAGAAAAATAAAGAAAAAAAGTCATCGTAG
- a CDS encoding V-type ATP synthase subunit B: MRKEYTKIKKIESSIIEVEKVSDIAYNSLVSVHAEGMEFVGSVVMVNEDTVTIEVYANTDNFSIDDIVVSFHEKPLELPLNENILGRTFNGIGEPIDNGGDIYSDETYPVEGLALNPVAREYPRDFIQTGISAIDTLTTLIRGQKLPIFSGSGLPHNEIAAQIIRQAKLKTDEDFAFVFAAMGIKKDEAMFFEDAFSKAGVKDKLVMYQNLADSPIMERLLAPKCALTAAEYLAYKKGYHVLVIITDMTSYCEALREVSSIRGEIPSRKGYPGYLYSNLASLYERAGMIEGVKGSVTLIPILTMPNDDITHPVPDLTGYITEGQIVIDRGLSSKGVYPPINVLPSLSRLMKDGIGEGYTRADHEDVMNQLYESYSKVIDVRNIAQIVGEEDLSEIDKKYLEFGEVFENKFLAQGQNENRELEESLDLAWDILKILPRTELHRVSEKNLDKFIGKIDE; the protein is encoded by the coding sequence TTGAGAAAAGAATATACTAAGATTAAAAAAATTGAATCGTCAATAATTGAAGTTGAAAAAGTTTCTGATATAGCTTATAACTCTCTGGTATCTGTTCATGCAGAAGGAATGGAATTTGTTGGTTCTGTAGTAATGGTTAATGAAGATACTGTTACAATAGAAGTTTATGCCAACACTGATAACTTTTCTATAGATGATATAGTTGTTAGTTTCCATGAAAAACCACTTGAATTACCATTGAATGAAAATATCTTAGGAAGAACATTCAATGGTATAGGTGAGCCTATAGATAATGGCGGCGATATTTATTCAGACGAAACATATCCAGTTGAAGGCCTTGCCTTAAATCCAGTTGCGAGAGAATACCCAAGAGACTTTATACAAACAGGAATTTCTGCTATAGATACACTTACAACCCTCATCCGTGGCCAAAAGCTTCCTATATTTTCAGGCTCTGGTCTTCCTCATAACGAGATAGCAGCGCAAATTATTAGGCAAGCAAAACTTAAAACAGACGAAGATTTCGCTTTTGTTTTCGCTGCTATGGGAATTAAAAAAGACGAAGCAATGTTCTTTGAAGATGCTTTTTCAAAGGCAGGTGTAAAAGATAAGTTAGTTATGTACCAAAACTTGGCAGATTCTCCAATTATGGAAAGACTTCTTGCACCTAAGTGCGCTCTTACAGCAGCAGAATATTTAGCCTACAAAAAAGGCTATCACGTTCTTGTAATAATCACCGATATGACTTCATATTGTGAAGCTTTAAGAGAAGTATCTTCAATAAGGGGCGAAATCCCATCAAGGAAGGGCTATCCAGGTTATCTTTACTCTAACCTTGCAAGTCTTTATGAAAGAGCTGGCATGATTGAAGGTGTTAAGGGATCAGTAACCCTTATTCCAATTTTAACAATGCCAAACGATGATATAACCCATCCAGTACCTGACCTTACAGGATATATTACAGAAGGCCAAATTGTTATTGATAGGGGTCTATCAAGCAAGGGTGTTTATCCACCAATTAACGTCCTACCTTCACTTTCAAGGCTCATGAAAGATGGTATAGGTGAAGGCTATACTAGGGCAGACCATGAAGATGTTATGAATCAGCTTTATGAGTCATATTCAAAGGTAATTGATGTAAGAAATATAGCCCAAATTGTAGGTGAGGAAGACTTATCAGAAATAGATAAAAAGTACCTTGAATTTGGTGAAGTATTTGAAAATAAATTCCTAGCCCAGGGACAAAATGAAAATAGGGAATTAGAAGAAAGTCTAGACCTTGCTTGGGATATATTAAAAATTCTACCAAGGACTGAACTACACAGGGTATCTGAGAAAAATCTAGACAAATTTATAGGTAAGATTGATGAATAA